One window of the Candidatus Korarchaeota archaeon NZ13-K genome contains the following:
- a CDS encoding 4Fe-4S dicluster domain-containing protein, which translates to MRNLEPSRLLNLSKSLRRSEILRIDNPEGQFRISFRGDPLEVLRVIVRASLCGGCGVCSDYCGRGAIRLGARAEIDEKLCSGCGRCNEVCPLSAYAFRLLELRDLGSSTSRPAHI; encoded by the coding sequence ATGAGGAACCTTGAGCCATCCAGATTGCTCAACCTCTCAAAATCGCTTCGAAGATCTGAGATATTGCGTATAGATAATCCCGAAGGTCAATTCAGGATATCCTTCAGGGGGGATCCCTTGGAGGTCCTCAGGGTGATCGTCAGGGCTAGCCTGTGCGGCGGTTGCGGCGTGTGCTCTGATTACTGCGGGAGGGGAGCAATAAGGCTCGGAGCGAGGGCCGAAATAGATGAGAAGCTTTGCAGCGGATGCGGGAGGTGCAACGAGGTTTGTCCCCTATCAGCTTACGCATTCAGGCTCTTGGAACTGAGGGATCTTGGATCCTCAACCTCCCGACCCGCTCACATCTAG
- a CDS encoding AAA family ATPase gives MMEIEEIGGVKVERIGAHSHIKGLGLDESGRAKFAADGLVGQLRAREAAGLVVKMAREGRLSGKAVLLAGPPGTGKTAIAVAIARELGEEVPFIQLSGSEIYSAERKKTEVLMEAMRKAIGVRIREMRKVYEGEVVELDVKTGSSPFNPFIKVPQEAVITLKTTGEERRLRVGPNVARQIVELGISEGDVVMIDAESGRVSRMGRARESHSYDLEAEQIIPRPEGPVLKEKEFVYVMTLDDLDNMFARRRGGGIFSLLFGVGEKEIDPEVRAAVDQQVREWVEAGRAEIIPGVMFIDDAHMMDIEALSFISRAMESELVPIIILATNRGITKIRGTEIEAPFGMPLDLLDRLVIITTDKYNGEEIEHILRIRAKEEGIELSEEAMKYLRRIGEDRSLRYAVQILGIAGVKARSERRNEVSRNDVEEVASRFSDVREAVEHLRRYEEELLR, from the coding sequence GTGATGGAGATAGAGGAGATAGGTGGCGTTAAGGTGGAGAGGATAGGGGCTCACAGTCACATAAAGGGGCTGGGCTTGGATGAGAGCGGGAGGGCCAAGTTCGCGGCGGATGGGCTGGTAGGTCAGCTGAGGGCCAGGGAGGCAGCCGGCTTGGTGGTGAAGATGGCCAGGGAGGGGAGGCTCAGCGGCAAGGCCGTGCTGCTGGCCGGTCCCCCTGGGACAGGGAAGACCGCCATAGCGGTGGCCATAGCTAGGGAGCTGGGCGAGGAGGTCCCGTTCATTCAGCTCAGCGGTTCAGAGATATACAGCGCGGAGAGGAAGAAGACCGAGGTGCTGATGGAAGCGATGAGGAAGGCGATAGGGGTGAGGATAAGGGAGATGAGGAAGGTCTACGAGGGGGAGGTCGTGGAGCTAGATGTGAAGACGGGATCCAGCCCGTTCAACCCGTTCATCAAAGTGCCGCAGGAGGCCGTGATAACCCTCAAGACAACCGGCGAGGAGAGGAGACTGAGGGTGGGTCCCAACGTCGCCAGGCAGATCGTCGAGCTCGGGATCAGCGAGGGAGATGTCGTCATGATAGATGCGGAGAGCGGCAGGGTCTCCAGGATGGGAAGGGCCAGGGAGTCCCACTCTTACGATCTGGAGGCCGAACAGATAATTCCAAGGCCTGAGGGGCCCGTTCTTAAGGAGAAGGAGTTCGTCTACGTCATGACGCTGGACGATCTGGACAACATGTTCGCTAGGAGGAGGGGAGGTGGCATATTCTCCCTTCTCTTCGGAGTGGGGGAGAAGGAGATAGACCCAGAGGTGAGGGCTGCGGTCGATCAGCAGGTCAGGGAATGGGTCGAGGCGGGGAGGGCGGAGATAATCCCAGGCGTCATGTTCATAGATGACGCCCACATGATGGACATAGAGGCGCTCAGCTTCATAAGCAGGGCGATGGAGAGCGAGCTGGTCCCGATAATAATACTGGCGACTAACAGGGGGATCACCAAGATAAGGGGAACCGAGATAGAGGCCCCGTTCGGCATGCCCCTTGATCTGCTGGACAGGCTGGTGATAATAACCACCGATAAGTACAATGGGGAGGAGATAGAGCACATACTGAGGATAAGGGCAAAGGAGGAGGGTATAGAATTGAGTGAAGAGGCCATGAAGTACCTGAGAAGGATAGGTGAGGATAGATCTCTTAGATACGCCGTCCAGATACTTGGAATAGCCGGTGTGAAGGCCAGATCTGAGAGGAGAAATGAGGTGAGCCGGAATGACGTGGAGGAGGTTGCCTCCAGATTCAGTGACGTTAGGGAAGCCGTGGAACATCTCAGGAGGTACGAGGAGGAACTCCTGAGGTGA
- a CDS encoding PIN domain-containing protein — protein sequence MACLDTSVIISFVDEGDPSHKHAEKVLKGLRKRFGEFYTTRLVLLELASVYSRAGLGKPLELAIYSINLVGGRLMYVDMNDVLRMALKLAPSLKMRALDLIHAISCKRIGGVALVTLDQEMLSKRDTLREVLDLEVMP from the coding sequence ATGGCATGCTTAGATACTAGCGTGATAATCTCCTTCGTCGATGAGGGCGATCCATCCCACAAACATGCAGAGAAAGTCCTGAAGGGACTGAGGAAGAGGTTCGGTGAATTTTACACCACAAGGTTGGTCCTGCTGGAGCTGGCATCCGTCTACTCGAGAGCCGGTCTGGGCAAGCCCTTGGAGCTGGCGATCTACTCCATCAATCTCGTCGGGGGAAGGCTGATGTACGTTGACATGAATGATGTGCTGCGGATGGCACTTAAGCTGGCGCCCTCGTTGAAGATGAGGGCTTTAGACCTAATCCACGCGATCTCCTGCAAGCGCATAGGGGGAGTCGCGCTCGTGACGCTCGACCAGGAAATGCTGAGCAAAAGGGATACCTTGAGGGAGGTCTTAGATCTGGAGGTCATGCCCTAG
- a CDS encoding helix-turn-helix domain-containing protein, which yields MDVSDEIDSELLADYHRRILKEVVAKKIAGDILFSQNIGQAMRKWREYFGVKQSDLARALGVSASVVSDYESSRRKSPGSLVLKRFVMALIEEDEKRGGAVLRTLVRTSGLVPLLSSVVDINEFNLPIEMERFLEAIEGRIVVEAPQPTYIHGYTVIDSLKAILNLSGSDFMRLFGTSTERALIFTRVSAGRSPLVALKVVDVRPSLVVLHGPNPEGVDELGIKLASVMRVPLAVSTLKDVSELVSRLRELS from the coding sequence ATGGATGTGAGCGATGAAATAGACAGCGAGCTCTTGGCGGATTACCACAGGAGGATACTGAAGGAGGTGGTCGCTAAGAAGATAGCTGGTGACATACTGTTCAGCCAGAACATAGGCCAAGCGATGAGGAAGTGGAGGGAGTACTTCGGAGTCAAGCAGAGCGACCTTGCAAGGGCTCTCGGTGTCTCAGCATCCGTCGTATCCGATTATGAGTCCAGCAGGAGGAAGAGTCCCGGTTCGCTCGTGCTGAAGAGGTTCGTCATGGCCCTCATAGAGGAGGACGAGAAGAGGGGAGGTGCTGTTCTCAGGACCCTCGTCAGGACTTCCGGCCTAGTCCCCCTCCTGTCAAGCGTGGTTGACATAAACGAGTTCAACTTACCGATAGAGATGGAGAGGTTCCTGGAAGCGATAGAGGGTAGGATAGTGGTTGAGGCCCCCCAGCCGACGTACATACATGGATACACCGTGATAGACAGTCTTAAGGCCATCCTTAATCTGAGCGGCTCGGATTTCATGAGATTGTTCGGCACATCAACGGAGAGGGCCCTGATATTCACTAGAGTATCGGCCGGCAGGAGCCCCCTGGTGGCCCTGAAGGTAGTCGACGTGAGACCCAGCTTGGTAGTGCTCCACGGACCGAACCCCGAGGGTGTCGATGAGCTGGGCATCAAGCTGGCATCTGTGATGAGGGTTCCGCTCGCTGTAAGTACTTTAAAGGACGTGAGTGAGCTAGTGAGCAGGCTCAGGGAGCTCTCCTGA
- a CDS encoding FAD-binding protein, which produces MESWDVVIVGAGPAGIFTAMEIKRALPDAGVLVVEMGKDIKGRRCPMKEAGRCLACPICDIMSGFGGAGTFSDGKLNLTKEVGGDLAGLIGEREFWELIDHVDRTFLELGAPEHVYGEDKEEVERLRRKALKAGLLLIPFRIRHMGSDGGYRVLLNMRRRVEEMGVALRFGTPVTRILTDGGRVSGVTLSDGEELRARYVVLTPGRVMESWLVSEMRRLGVRVDGGKVDLGVRVEVPHEVMREFTDVLYEPKLIYYSDTFDDKVRVFCVNPRGEVITESYWGIVTVNGISRNDAKTENTNFALLVTTEFTEPYRDTISYALSIARMANEIADNQPIVQRLGDLKRGRRSTEARLSRSVVRPTLPGATPGDLSFVLPFRYLKDILEMLKAMNEIMPGIYSDHTLLYGVEVKLYGAKIDLKPNLETKTIEGLYAGGDGAGVSRGLVQAAASGVWIGRDIARRLSAGHR; this is translated from the coding sequence TTGGAGAGCTGGGACGTTGTGATAGTTGGGGCAGGTCCCGCTGGGATCTTCACGGCCATGGAGATCAAGAGAGCCCTTCCGGATGCTGGGGTCCTCGTGGTTGAGATGGGGAAGGACATAAAGGGCAGGAGATGCCCGATGAAGGAGGCTGGAAGGTGCCTGGCCTGCCCCATCTGCGACATAATGTCCGGCTTCGGTGGTGCAGGCACGTTCAGCGATGGAAAGCTCAACCTGACCAAGGAGGTCGGTGGGGATTTAGCCGGTCTCATAGGGGAGAGGGAATTCTGGGAACTGATCGATCATGTTGACAGGACATTCCTGGAGTTGGGAGCGCCAGAGCACGTTTACGGGGAGGACAAGGAGGAGGTGGAGAGGCTGAGGAGGAAGGCGCTGAAGGCCGGTCTCCTCCTGATTCCCTTCAGGATAAGGCACATGGGAAGCGATGGAGGCTACAGGGTGCTCCTTAACATGAGGAGGAGGGTTGAGGAGATGGGAGTCGCCCTGAGGTTCGGAACTCCGGTCACCAGGATACTGACCGATGGCGGTAGGGTTTCGGGGGTGACCCTCTCCGACGGTGAGGAGCTGAGGGCCAGGTACGTCGTGCTGACCCCAGGAAGGGTCATGGAGAGCTGGCTCGTGAGCGAGATGAGGAGGCTCGGGGTCAGGGTGGATGGCGGTAAGGTCGACCTCGGGGTCAGGGTGGAGGTTCCCCATGAGGTCATGCGCGAGTTCACGGACGTGCTCTACGAGCCGAAGCTCATATACTACAGTGACACCTTCGACGACAAGGTAAGGGTCTTCTGCGTCAATCCCAGGGGTGAGGTGATCACAGAATCTTACTGGGGGATAGTGACCGTCAACGGTATCTCTAGAAATGATGCTAAGACGGAGAACACGAACTTCGCGTTGTTAGTCACAACGGAGTTCACGGAACCTTACAGGGACACCATATCGTATGCGCTGAGCATAGCGAGGATGGCAAATGAGATAGCGGACAATCAGCCGATAGTGCAAAGGCTCGGGGATCTCAAGAGGGGGAGGAGATCCACCGAGGCCAGGTTGAGCAGGAGCGTAGTCAGGCCCACGCTGCCAGGAGCGACTCCAGGTGACCTGAGCTTCGTCCTCCCGTTCAGGTACTTGAAGGACATCCTGGAGATGCTAAAGGCGATGAACGAGATAATGCCAGGGATTTACTCCGATCACACGCTCCTCTACGGGGTCGAAGTGAAGCTCTACGGGGCTAAGATAGATTTGAAGCCCAATCTGGAGACCAAGACCATAGAGGGGCTCTACGCCGGTGGGGACGGCGCCGGTGTCTCCAGGGGGCTCGTGCAGGCAGCCGCCTCCGGGGTCTGGATAGGTAGGGACATAGCAAGGAGGCTCTCCGCCGGGCATCGCTAG
- a CDS encoding fumarate hydratase, translated as MVEYRLRTPVTEEQVRKLKVGDIVYLDGIIITGRDQVHRRALELAAKGEKDKVPVKLEGMALYHCGPIVGKVDGEWKIYGFGPTTSARMESVEADFIREFGVRLIIGKGGLFERTTQAMKEYGAAYLAYPGGVSVLATNAVRRVLEVHWLDLGVPEAMWVVEVENFGPTMVAIDSHGNNLFLDVLSNVRKRAEEIKAKI; from the coding sequence ATGGTCGAGTACAGGTTGAGGACTCCGGTCACCGAGGAGCAGGTTAGGAAACTCAAAGTGGGGGATATAGTGTATCTGGATGGAATAATAATAACTGGCAGGGATCAGGTACACAGAAGGGCTCTGGAGCTGGCCGCTAAGGGCGAGAAGGATAAGGTTCCGGTGAAGCTCGAGGGCATGGCTCTCTATCACTGCGGTCCCATAGTGGGTAAGGTGGATGGGGAGTGGAAGATATACGGATTCGGGCCGACGACGAGCGCCAGGATGGAGAGCGTGGAGGCCGATTTCATAAGGGAGTTCGGGGTCAGGTTGATAATAGGGAAGGGGGGCCTGTTCGAGAGGACGACCCAGGCCATGAAGGAGTACGGAGCAGCCTACCTTGCCTACCCGGGCGGTGTCTCGGTGCTCGCCACAAATGCCGTCAGGAGAGTGCTGGAAGTTCACTGGCTGGATTTGGGGGTTCCTGAGGCCATGTGGGTGGTGGAGGTCGAGAACTTCGGTCCAACCATGGTGGCGATAGACTCCCACGGAAATAACCTTTTCCTGGATGTGCTGAGCAACGTGAGGAAGAGGGCCGAGGAGATCAAGGCAAAAATCTGA
- a CDS encoding fumarate hydratase → MGDLRQSIIDGIVRMMREAAFNVPKDVREALVKAYEVEDNPVAKANLEAILKNIDASGRLRMPMCQDTGTPTFFIELGDEFPVRSELISIIEEAVRKATREIPLRPNTVNPWTGENPGDNTGRFVPIVHVDLVPGDRMRVIYLAKGGGSENTSKLYMLSPVLGVKGVKRAVIDAMVDAGPQPCPPIVVGVGVGGSADLAIKLAKKATFRRLNEQNPDPKLADLENELLDMINSLGLGPMGLGGRTYALGVKIEWAHKHPASLPVGVSTQCWAFRRAEGVFDKRGDLEIVLPP, encoded by the coding sequence ATGGGGGACCTCAGGCAATCCATCATCGATGGGATCGTTAGGATGATGAGGGAAGCGGCTTTTAATGTCCCCAAGGATGTCAGGGAGGCCCTCGTCAAGGCATATGAGGTGGAGGACAATCCGGTAGCCAAAGCCAATTTGGAGGCTATATTGAAGAACATAGATGCCTCCGGCAGGCTCAGGATGCCGATGTGCCAGGACACCGGGACCCCTACCTTCTTCATAGAGCTGGGAGATGAATTCCCGGTCAGATCGGAGCTTATATCCATTATAGAGGAGGCGGTGAGGAAGGCGACCAGGGAGATACCACTCAGGCCAAACACGGTGAACCCCTGGACGGGGGAGAACCCGGGAGACAACACCGGTAGGTTCGTCCCCATAGTGCACGTAGACCTGGTCCCCGGGGATCGGATGAGGGTGATCTACCTGGCCAAGGGAGGGGGCAGTGAGAACACCTCCAAGCTCTACATGCTGAGCCCGGTCCTCGGGGTTAAGGGTGTGAAGAGGGCTGTGATAGATGCCATGGTCGACGCTGGTCCTCAACCATGCCCTCCAATAGTGGTGGGCGTGGGGGTCGGGGGTAGCGCGGATCTCGCGATAAAATTGGCAAAGAAAGCGACTTTCAGGAGGTTAAATGAACAAAATCCAGATCCAAAACTGGCGGATCTCGAGAATGAACTCCTGGACATGATCAACTCCCTCGGATTGGGTCCCATGGGGCTAGGGGGCAGGACCTACGCCCTGGGGGTCAAGATCGAGTGGGCCCACAAGCACCCGGCGAGCCTGCCGGTGGGTGTGAGCACGCAGTGCTGGGCCTTCAGGAGAGCGGAGGGCGTGTTCGATAAGAGGGGTGATCTTGAGATAGTGCTCCCACCTTAG
- a CDS encoding PLP-dependent aminotransferase family protein, producing MPARKVGLAEWTKLIPESEIRRLLRYKVKYYFAGGKPGVIPTGAFPMILMRLALRELEDVFSGREVEVIEDYNYGPTDGLPDVRMTLANIFRERDSINLDKEEGWKEVVVTTGSQQMIYLALDVLLNPGDIVIVPAPVYLGFVNVVTKLYGNTIAVPSDREGMIPEYVEESIRKAESELGRKPKLIYVVPDSDNPSGTTLPESRRRRLLEIAKENGIYLLEDAAYREIQFRGERLKPIRAFDEDGSTVIYMRTTSKEVSVLRVGYNLMPPEIREEVVKAKGYHDLCTPTITQKMAKLYYELYFNQFIERVREGYRRRYEAMAKAIDESFPDGTRTDPTGGFFIWWESSKRDFDSKRFLEEVAIPNDILYVPGEAFYPLKGYIYDPSDGKLLDAAKRTPKNGMRLGYSYNDPSVIDEGIRRLGSLLSRNL from the coding sequence TTGCCTGCGCGTAAGGTTGGTCTGGCTGAGTGGACCAAGCTGATCCCGGAGTCGGAGATAAGGAGGCTGCTCAGGTACAAGGTGAAGTATTACTTCGCTGGAGGCAAACCCGGCGTGATACCAACAGGGGCATTCCCAATGATCCTGATGAGATTGGCCTTAAGGGAGCTCGAGGACGTCTTCTCGGGGAGGGAGGTGGAGGTCATCGAAGACTATAACTACGGCCCGACGGACGGCCTCCCGGACGTCAGGATGACCCTGGCCAACATCTTCAGGGAGAGGGACTCCATAAACCTAGACAAGGAGGAAGGATGGAAGGAGGTGGTGGTCACAACAGGATCTCAGCAGATGATATATCTGGCCCTAGATGTCCTCTTGAACCCTGGAGACATAGTTATAGTCCCCGCTCCGGTCTACCTGGGCTTCGTGAACGTCGTTACGAAGCTTTACGGGAACACGATAGCGGTACCCTCCGACAGGGAGGGGATGATCCCCGAGTACGTGGAGGAATCCATAAGGAAGGCGGAGAGCGAGTTGGGCAGGAAACCCAAGCTGATATATGTCGTCCCGGACTCGGATAACCCCTCCGGCACGACTTTACCGGAGAGCAGGAGAAGGAGGCTGCTGGAGATAGCCAAGGAGAACGGAATCTATCTGCTTGAGGATGCTGCCTACAGGGAAATACAGTTCAGGGGGGAGAGGTTAAAGCCTATAAGGGCGTTCGATGAGGATGGGAGCACCGTCATCTATATGAGAACCACCAGCAAGGAGGTTTCGGTCCTCAGGGTGGGCTACAACCTGATGCCCCCTGAGATAAGGGAGGAGGTCGTCAAAGCGAAGGGTTATCACGATCTGTGCACGCCCACGATAACGCAGAAGATGGCTAAGCTCTACTACGAGCTCTACTTCAATCAGTTCATAGAGAGGGTGAGGGAGGGCTATAGGAGAAGGTATGAGGCGATGGCGAAGGCCATAGATGAGAGCTTCCCCGATGGCACGAGGACGGATCCAACGGGAGGGTTCTTCATATGGTGGGAGTCATCTAAGAGGGATTTCGACAGTAAGAGGTTCCTGGAGGAGGTAGCAATACCAAATGATATACTTTACGTTCCCGGAGAGGCCTTCTATCCACTTAAGGGATACATATACGATCCATCGGATGGTAAGCTGCTGGATGCGGCTAAGAGGACTCCGAAGAACGGCATGAGGCTAGGCTATTCCTACAACGACCCCAGCGTGATAGATGAGGGGATAAGGAGGCTCGGTTCTCTCCTCAGCAGGAACCTATAA
- a CDS encoding single-stranded DNA-binding protein — protein sequence MSTSRKVLDLRPGESSVDVKVRVLEVGEPRVVETKRGPRTLSEATVGDETGRVVLVLWGEHAGKLREGDVVELQNAFTTVYRGKVQLNLGNMGRLSETNDEGFVKAEDIPEDMPEAQGDFRPQRRRRDFRGRDEGYRGRPKW from the coding sequence ATGTCGACGAGTCGTAAGGTATTGGATCTGAGACCCGGAGAGAGCAGCGTGGATGTGAAGGTCCGGGTCCTCGAGGTGGGCGAGCCGAGAGTTGTGGAGACCAAGAGAGGTCCGAGAACGCTATCAGAGGCCACCGTTGGTGACGAGACTGGAAGGGTCGTTCTAGTACTATGGGGTGAGCACGCGGGCAAGCTGAGGGAGGGGGATGTTGTCGAGCTGCAAAATGCCTTCACAACCGTATATAGGGGAAAGGTTCAGCTGAACCTAGGGAATATGGGGAGACTTTCTGAAACAAATGACGAGGGTTTCGTGAAGGCTGAGGATATCCCTGAGGACATGCCGGAGGCTCAGGGTGACTTCAGGCCCCAGAGGAGAAGGAGGGATTTCAGAGGAAGGGATGAGGGATATAGAGGAAGACCAAAGTGGTGA
- a CDS encoding radical SAM protein — protein MDEQGSVDVNKLIYDIRRILNNKIARSLIKMVGNPRRLSKILAIYAEVEEPEGMREKTISHAVGLLLSKSADRFGFDESLLKERLKDPYMRRGIANILLGIAHYGITRPQRLYSPFMVVWDFTKRCNLSCLHCYANASPLPPPDELGLEERLEVLRQMDEAGVAAVSFSGGEPLMVPDFWVVAKRAADAGMYVSVATNATLIKPEVARRLKEIGVRYVEVSLDSPNPESHDSFRGVKGAWERSVEGAKNAKEAGMDVGIAMTVTKKNYKEVADMLKLAKELNADRFIAFNFIPTGRGREILEYDLSPRERMEVLELLYSELSNGFQAFSTSPVYAVVSLKHADKGGKLTPTHFAELAIPEEYMSAGFALAEFLGGCGAGRIYCSVEHNGDMQPCVFMPVVLGNVLRDGFLNIWQNNELLNKLRDRDRVDYACLTCGYKYICGGCRARALAYYGDPLGPDPSCEFNSDLWEELEASVVGR, from the coding sequence ATGGACGAGCAGGGGAGTGTGGATGTCAACAAGCTCATTTATGATATAAGGAGAATATTGAACAACAAAATCGCTAGAAGTCTCATCAAGATGGTAGGAAATCCGAGAAGACTCTCCAAAATACTCGCCATCTATGCAGAGGTGGAGGAACCCGAGGGAATGAGGGAGAAGACCATCTCCCACGCGGTAGGTCTTTTACTCTCTAAATCAGCCGATAGGTTCGGCTTCGATGAGTCGCTCCTCAAGGAGAGGTTGAAGGATCCATACATGAGAAGGGGGATAGCGAACATACTGCTCGGGATCGCCCATTACGGCATAACCAGGCCTCAGAGGCTCTACTCCCCATTCATGGTAGTTTGGGATTTCACGAAGAGGTGCAATCTCTCCTGCCTCCACTGCTACGCCAACGCTTCTCCCCTACCACCACCGGACGAGCTCGGGCTGGAGGAGAGGCTGGAGGTGCTCAGGCAGATGGATGAAGCTGGCGTTGCTGCCGTCTCCTTCTCGGGAGGGGAGCCTCTGATGGTCCCCGACTTCTGGGTCGTGGCCAAGAGGGCCGCCGATGCCGGCATGTACGTGAGCGTTGCCACGAACGCCACACTCATAAAACCTGAGGTCGCTAGGAGGTTGAAGGAGATAGGGGTCAGGTACGTGGAGGTCAGCCTCGACTCACCCAATCCGGAGTCTCACGATAGCTTCAGAGGGGTGAAGGGAGCCTGGGAGAGGTCCGTCGAGGGGGCGAAGAACGCTAAGGAAGCCGGTATGGATGTTGGCATCGCTATGACGGTCACAAAGAAGAACTACAAGGAGGTGGCGGACATGTTGAAGCTGGCCAAGGAGCTGAACGCCGATAGGTTCATCGCCTTCAACTTCATACCGACGGGCAGGGGAAGGGAGATCCTGGAATACGACCTGAGCCCGAGGGAGAGGATGGAGGTCCTTGAGCTCCTCTATTCGGAGCTGTCTAATGGGTTCCAGGCATTCTCCACGAGTCCCGTTTATGCTGTCGTCTCGCTCAAGCATGCGGATAAGGGAGGAAAGCTCACCCCGACTCACTTCGCCGAGCTGGCGATACCCGAGGAGTACATGTCAGCGGGGTTCGCCCTAGCCGAGTTCCTGGGCGGATGCGGGGCCGGCAGGATATACTGCTCGGTCGAGCACAACGGGGATATGCAGCCCTGCGTCTTCATGCCAGTGGTGCTGGGGAACGTGCTGAGGGATGGGTTTCTCAACATCTGGCAGAACAACGAGCTCCTGAATAAGCTGAGGGATAGGGATAGGGTCGATTATGCCTGCCTGACATGCGGGTACAAGTACATATGCGGGGGATGCAGGGCCAGGGCCCTAGCTTACTACGGGGATCCTTTGGGTCCCGATCCGAGCTGCGAGTTCAACTCCGATCTCTGGGAGGAGCTAGAGGCCTCCGTCGTTGGAAGATAG